In the Caldivirga sp. genome, GTATGAACTGCTGGGTTACCCAAGCCCTGAAGGATGGCCAAGCCAATAAAACTACACCTAATGCAACCAGCGCATACGCCCATAGGTTACCTGAGGCTAGTAGCAGGATTGCACCAATGGGGAGTAGCCATGGGTTCACTAGGTGAATGTAGGCCTCAGTGTAGTAGACTGGCCTATAACTGCTTGGTTTAGGTAACTTAATTGACTTCATGAAACTCTGCAGTAGGTGTTGAGCCCTCCTAATCCTCCACCTACCGTATCCATTACTTGGAACATACTCAACGCACACCACATCCCGTGGAATTATAGCCCTAAGTCCCATTGAAGCAACCTTAACTCCGGTGTAGGAGTCATCGGCACCAATATCTGTTGGGAACCCTCCAATACTCCTAATTACGCTTCCCTTAACGGCCAGTAATTCACCGTGGAAAACTACTGAAGAATGTACCTTACTCTCCCCAACCCTTAAGGCGTTGTAAAGCCTCCTATACGCGTCCTCAGTTAACCCACCACCCCTAGGTGTTTTTATACATGAGACTAAACCCACTTGCTCATTAGCAAGCCACTTAACGGCGTTAAGTAATGATCCCTTAACCCACAGTGAGTCAGCATCAGTCGTAACTATAATGCTACCCAATGCTGACTCCAACGCCTTATTTAATGCATGCCCCTTACCCAACCTGGGGCCCTTAATGTAATTTAAGTTAACTCCCCTATGGTTACT is a window encoding:
- a CDS encoding glycosyltransferase — its product is MLIHVTVPLLYYFIILTYARKPWVIGPVNINEEELPTVSIIIPTYNEEGMIIGKLDNIVEQGYPLGKIQVIISDSSNDNTQAKVEEWLSNHRGVNLNYIKGPRLGKGHALNKALESALGSIIVTTDADSLWVKGSLLNAVKWLANEQVGLVSCIKTPRGGGLTEDAYRRLYNALRVGESKVHSSVVFHGELLAVKGSVIRSIGGFPTDIGADDSYTGVKVASMGLRAIIPRDVVCVEYVPSNGYGRWRIRRAQHLLQSFMKSIKLPKPSSYRPVYYTEAYIHLVNPWLLPIGAILLLASGNLWAYALVALGVVLLAWPSFRAWVTQQFILMYAMVRNLWTKELVWEKINK